From a region of the Synchiropus splendidus isolate RoL2022-P1 chromosome 12, RoL_Sspl_1.0, whole genome shotgun sequence genome:
- the mtmr11 gene encoding myotubularin-related protein 11 isoform X1 encodes MLTGSKTTFKVRQMLPDIKERMLSQSGVSARSRDVFGLRCLPGECVLQRAVMVRKKLTASEGRGWLSGTLFCTHFRVAFVPQDSPKPDDNVDPVLLGDHDVALASIEKVVVVGPNRTKLVTPNSSLKFTPEELVLYCRDLRVICFLFDRLTPDPQVLEMTYTIAKTYQPLKPGSVLSFQNAALGSVEMKQFLSNRRRDSHMNWFESSADWEQELERCGAVGWRVSSVNDRFEMSTSLPRFIVVPQKVLDTELKKSFAHFNEGRIPRWCWRHPRGSDLLRMSSFQNNIYHEKDDIRNLELVLFGCQSSLCVVVELGEELPSPADIQLAHSRLRALCLGDLSTSVTVPDDKWLSTLESTHWLDYTRSCLKKASEVACLLRSGHLTVALQETEDRDMSCVVSSLVQVMCDPHCRTQHGFQGLVQKEWVTAGHRFYSRINYHRDNDKEEAPIFLLFLDCVWQLWSQFPSRFQLTVDFLLALHDSVHLPLFSSFLSNSQRERCRRSQSLGQSYTPNNGWRGSFNSDLSSDPSDPPLPPVWDWALQYSKQRQTQFTQPVPPTATQQPLLNGNLNTNPDAHRLTDTIPGSVFLLSRGTFSCPANLLPWRSTSTGVYKKSHRRAPSSESVPGLERLLKAWTLSETPHILASSPGTQGPLDPYEPLLPLLMGPCMGVWRECYLRGALHAQAFSHPISANHLHPVERLAREVQQLKDKLAHISTNTDPDPSAQTPEPRQTDSNMNQNTNNGTFLFPASRPPSSTVPRTAPTSVNHQRRPPSTAPARPGHRERSGSNKHTFLFGHASGSETQTEPRYFPAPRNLKQPKSNGSSVVS; translated from the exons gAGAGGATGCTGAGTCAGAGTGGGGTGAGCGCGAGGAGCCGAGATGTTTTTGGACTCCGATGTCTGCCTG GCGAGTGTGTTCTCCAGAGGGCCGTCATGGTGAGGAAAAAGCTGACAGCCAGTGAAGGGAGAGGGTGGCTGTCAGGGACTCTCTTCTGCACCCACTTTAGGGTCGCCTTCGTGCCGCAGGACAGTCCCAAACCTGAT GACAATGTTGACCCAGTCCTTTTAGGGGACCATGATGTGGCTTTAGCGTCCATAGAAAAGGTGGTGGTCG TGGGACCAAACAGGACCAAACTAGTGACCCCAAACTCTTCCCTCAAATTCACCCCTGAAGAGCTGGTTCTGTACTGTCGAGACCTCCGTGTCatctgcttcctgtttgaccgacTCACCCCAGACCCACAGGTTCTAGAG ATGACCTACACCATCGCCAAGACCTACCAGCCTCTCAAACCCGGGTCAGTGTTGTCTTTCCAGAACGCCGCCCTTGGGAGTGTGG AAATGAAGCAGTTTCTAAGCAACCGCCGCAGAGACTCCCACATGAACTGGTTTGAGTCTTCCGCCGACTgggagcaggagctggagcgcTGTGGGGCCGTCGGCTGGAGAGTCAGCTCAGTCAACGACCGCTTTGAAATGTCCACCAG TCTTCCGAGGTTCATCGTTGTTCCACAGAAGGTTCTGGACACTGAGCTGAAGAAAAGCTTTGCCCACTTCAACGAAGGACGCATCCCT CGTTGGTGTTGGCGACACCCTCGAGGCAGTGATCTCCTGCGTATGTCCAGCTTCCAAAACAACATCTACCACGAGAAGGATGACATCAG GAACCTGGAGCTCGTCCTGTTCGGTTGCCAGTCGTCTCTGTGTGTGGTGGTAGAACTGGGCGAGGAGCTGCCGTCACCGGCCGACATCCAGCTGGCACACAGCCGCCTCCGAGCGCTGTGTCTAGGAG ATCTTTCCACGTCTGTGACGGTGCCGGATGATAAGTGGTTATCTACCTTGGAGTCTACTCACTGGCTGGACTACACCAG GTCTTGTCTGAAGAAAGCATCAGAGGTAGCCTGCCTTCTTCGCAGCGGTCACCTGACAGTGGCTCTGcaag AGACGGAGGACCGGGACATGAGCTGTGTGGTGTCCAGTCTGGTGCAGGTGATGTGTGACCCCCACTGTCGCACCCAACATGGCTTCCAGGGTCTGGTGCAGAAGGAGTGGGTGACGGCCGGCCATCGCTTCTACAGTCGCATCAACTACCACCGTGACAATGACAAGGAGGAA GCTCCGATCTTCCTGCTCTTCCTGGACTGTGTCTGGCAGCTGTGGTCTCAGTTTCCCTCTCGCTTCCAGCTGACGGTCGACTTCCTGTTGGCGCTTCATGACAGCGTTCACCTGCCGCTCTTTTCCAGCTTCCTGTCCAACAGTCAGCGTGAGAGATGCCGGCGCTCTCAG agTCTCGGACAGTCCTACACCCCCAACAACGGTTGGAGAGGCAGCTTTAATTCGGACTTGTCCTCAGATCCCTCCGACCCGCCTCTGCCTCCGGTGTGGGACTGGGCCCTGCAGTACAGCAAGCAGAGACAGACCCAGTTCACCCAACCCGTGCCCCCAACCGCCACCCAGCAGCCCCTCCTCAATGGAAACCTCAACACCAACCCCGACGCCCACCGA CTGACCGACACGATACCGGGCTCCGTGTTCCTCCTGTCGAGGGGAACTTTCTCTTGTCCTGCCAACCTGCTTCCCTGGCGCAGCACCAGCACGGGCGTGTACAAGAAGAGCCACAGGAGGGCGCCGTCCTCCGAGAGTGTGCCAGGTTTGGAGAGGCTGCTGAAAGCTTGGACTCTGTCGGAGACGCCCCACATCCTCGCCTCCAGTCCAGGAACTCAAGGACCCCTAGACCCTTACGAGCCTTTGCTGCCTCTGCTCATGGGTCCCTGCATGGGCGTGTGGCGGGAGTGCTACCTGCGGGGGGCGCTTCATGCTCAG GCCTTCTCTCATCCCATTTCTGCCAACCACCTTCACCCAGTGGAGCGTCTGGCCCGGGaggtgcagcagctgaaggacaAACTAGCGCACATCTCCACCAACACGGATCCAGACCCGTCGGCTCAAACGCCCGAGCCACGGCAGACTGACTCCAACATGAACCAGAACACCAACAACGGCACCTTCCTGTTCCCAGCATCCAGGCCACCGAGCTCGACTGTCCCCAGAACTGCACCTACCTCCGTCAACCACCAGAGGCGCCCTCCTTCCACAGCCCCCGCCAGACCCGGGCACAGGGAACGCAGCGGCAGCAACAAGCACACTTTCCTGTTCGGACACGCGTCTGGCTCCGAGACCCAAACAGAGCCAAGGTATTTCCCGGCGCCGAGAAACCTGAAGCA
- the mtmr11 gene encoding myotubularin-related protein 11 isoform X2, whose product MLSQSGVSARSRDVFGLRCLPGECVLQRAVMVRKKLTASEGRGWLSGTLFCTHFRVAFVPQDSPKPDDNVDPVLLGDHDVALASIEKVVVVGPNRTKLVTPNSSLKFTPEELVLYCRDLRVICFLFDRLTPDPQVLEMTYTIAKTYQPLKPGSVLSFQNAALGSVEMKQFLSNRRRDSHMNWFESSADWEQELERCGAVGWRVSSVNDRFEMSTSLPRFIVVPQKVLDTELKKSFAHFNEGRIPRWCWRHPRGSDLLRMSSFQNNIYHEKDDIRNLELVLFGCQSSLCVVVELGEELPSPADIQLAHSRLRALCLGDLSTSVTVPDDKWLSTLESTHWLDYTRSCLKKASEVACLLRSGHLTVALQETEDRDMSCVVSSLVQVMCDPHCRTQHGFQGLVQKEWVTAGHRFYSRINYHRDNDKEEAPIFLLFLDCVWQLWSQFPSRFQLTVDFLLALHDSVHLPLFSSFLSNSQRERCRRSQSLGQSYTPNNGWRGSFNSDLSSDPSDPPLPPVWDWALQYSKQRQTQFTQPVPPTATQQPLLNGNLNTNPDAHRLTDTIPGSVFLLSRGTFSCPANLLPWRSTSTGVYKKSHRRAPSSESVPGLERLLKAWTLSETPHILASSPGTQGPLDPYEPLLPLLMGPCMGVWRECYLRGALHAQAFSHPISANHLHPVERLAREVQQLKDKLAHISTNTDPDPSAQTPEPRQTDSNMNQNTNNGTFLFPASRPPSSTVPRTAPTSVNHQRRPPSTAPARPGHRERSGSNKHTFLFGHASGSETQTEPRYFPAPRNLKQPKSNGSSVVS is encoded by the exons ATGCTGAGTCAGAGTGGGGTGAGCGCGAGGAGCCGAGATGTTTTTGGACTCCGATGTCTGCCTG GCGAGTGTGTTCTCCAGAGGGCCGTCATGGTGAGGAAAAAGCTGACAGCCAGTGAAGGGAGAGGGTGGCTGTCAGGGACTCTCTTCTGCACCCACTTTAGGGTCGCCTTCGTGCCGCAGGACAGTCCCAAACCTGAT GACAATGTTGACCCAGTCCTTTTAGGGGACCATGATGTGGCTTTAGCGTCCATAGAAAAGGTGGTGGTCG TGGGACCAAACAGGACCAAACTAGTGACCCCAAACTCTTCCCTCAAATTCACCCCTGAAGAGCTGGTTCTGTACTGTCGAGACCTCCGTGTCatctgcttcctgtttgaccgacTCACCCCAGACCCACAGGTTCTAGAG ATGACCTACACCATCGCCAAGACCTACCAGCCTCTCAAACCCGGGTCAGTGTTGTCTTTCCAGAACGCCGCCCTTGGGAGTGTGG AAATGAAGCAGTTTCTAAGCAACCGCCGCAGAGACTCCCACATGAACTGGTTTGAGTCTTCCGCCGACTgggagcaggagctggagcgcTGTGGGGCCGTCGGCTGGAGAGTCAGCTCAGTCAACGACCGCTTTGAAATGTCCACCAG TCTTCCGAGGTTCATCGTTGTTCCACAGAAGGTTCTGGACACTGAGCTGAAGAAAAGCTTTGCCCACTTCAACGAAGGACGCATCCCT CGTTGGTGTTGGCGACACCCTCGAGGCAGTGATCTCCTGCGTATGTCCAGCTTCCAAAACAACATCTACCACGAGAAGGATGACATCAG GAACCTGGAGCTCGTCCTGTTCGGTTGCCAGTCGTCTCTGTGTGTGGTGGTAGAACTGGGCGAGGAGCTGCCGTCACCGGCCGACATCCAGCTGGCACACAGCCGCCTCCGAGCGCTGTGTCTAGGAG ATCTTTCCACGTCTGTGACGGTGCCGGATGATAAGTGGTTATCTACCTTGGAGTCTACTCACTGGCTGGACTACACCAG GTCTTGTCTGAAGAAAGCATCAGAGGTAGCCTGCCTTCTTCGCAGCGGTCACCTGACAGTGGCTCTGcaag AGACGGAGGACCGGGACATGAGCTGTGTGGTGTCCAGTCTGGTGCAGGTGATGTGTGACCCCCACTGTCGCACCCAACATGGCTTCCAGGGTCTGGTGCAGAAGGAGTGGGTGACGGCCGGCCATCGCTTCTACAGTCGCATCAACTACCACCGTGACAATGACAAGGAGGAA GCTCCGATCTTCCTGCTCTTCCTGGACTGTGTCTGGCAGCTGTGGTCTCAGTTTCCCTCTCGCTTCCAGCTGACGGTCGACTTCCTGTTGGCGCTTCATGACAGCGTTCACCTGCCGCTCTTTTCCAGCTTCCTGTCCAACAGTCAGCGTGAGAGATGCCGGCGCTCTCAG agTCTCGGACAGTCCTACACCCCCAACAACGGTTGGAGAGGCAGCTTTAATTCGGACTTGTCCTCAGATCCCTCCGACCCGCCTCTGCCTCCGGTGTGGGACTGGGCCCTGCAGTACAGCAAGCAGAGACAGACCCAGTTCACCCAACCCGTGCCCCCAACCGCCACCCAGCAGCCCCTCCTCAATGGAAACCTCAACACCAACCCCGACGCCCACCGA CTGACCGACACGATACCGGGCTCCGTGTTCCTCCTGTCGAGGGGAACTTTCTCTTGTCCTGCCAACCTGCTTCCCTGGCGCAGCACCAGCACGGGCGTGTACAAGAAGAGCCACAGGAGGGCGCCGTCCTCCGAGAGTGTGCCAGGTTTGGAGAGGCTGCTGAAAGCTTGGACTCTGTCGGAGACGCCCCACATCCTCGCCTCCAGTCCAGGAACTCAAGGACCCCTAGACCCTTACGAGCCTTTGCTGCCTCTGCTCATGGGTCCCTGCATGGGCGTGTGGCGGGAGTGCTACCTGCGGGGGGCGCTTCATGCTCAG GCCTTCTCTCATCCCATTTCTGCCAACCACCTTCACCCAGTGGAGCGTCTGGCCCGGGaggtgcagcagctgaaggacaAACTAGCGCACATCTCCACCAACACGGATCCAGACCCGTCGGCTCAAACGCCCGAGCCACGGCAGACTGACTCCAACATGAACCAGAACACCAACAACGGCACCTTCCTGTTCCCAGCATCCAGGCCACCGAGCTCGACTGTCCCCAGAACTGCACCTACCTCCGTCAACCACCAGAGGCGCCCTCCTTCCACAGCCCCCGCCAGACCCGGGCACAGGGAACGCAGCGGCAGCAACAAGCACACTTTCCTGTTCGGACACGCGTCTGGCTCCGAGACCCAAACAGAGCCAAGGTATTTCCCGGCGCCGAGAAACCTGAAGCA
- the mtmr11 gene encoding myotubularin-related protein 11 isoform X3, translating to MFCHFQGECVLQRAVMVRKKLTASEGRGWLSGTLFCTHFRVAFVPQDSPKPDDNVDPVLLGDHDVALASIEKVVVVGPNRTKLVTPNSSLKFTPEELVLYCRDLRVICFLFDRLTPDPQVLEMTYTIAKTYQPLKPGSVLSFQNAALGSVEMKQFLSNRRRDSHMNWFESSADWEQELERCGAVGWRVSSVNDRFEMSTSLPRFIVVPQKVLDTELKKSFAHFNEGRIPRWCWRHPRGSDLLRMSSFQNNIYHEKDDIRNLELVLFGCQSSLCVVVELGEELPSPADIQLAHSRLRALCLGDLSTSVTVPDDKWLSTLESTHWLDYTRSCLKKASEVACLLRSGHLTVALQETEDRDMSCVVSSLVQVMCDPHCRTQHGFQGLVQKEWVTAGHRFYSRINYHRDNDKEEAPIFLLFLDCVWQLWSQFPSRFQLTVDFLLALHDSVHLPLFSSFLSNSQRERCRRSQSLGQSYTPNNGWRGSFNSDLSSDPSDPPLPPVWDWALQYSKQRQTQFTQPVPPTATQQPLLNGNLNTNPDAHRLTDTIPGSVFLLSRGTFSCPANLLPWRSTSTGVYKKSHRRAPSSESVPGLERLLKAWTLSETPHILASSPGTQGPLDPYEPLLPLLMGPCMGVWRECYLRGALHAQAFSHPISANHLHPVERLAREVQQLKDKLAHISTNTDPDPSAQTPEPRQTDSNMNQNTNNGTFLFPASRPPSSTVPRTAPTSVNHQRRPPSTAPARPGHRERSGSNKHTFLFGHASGSETQTEPRYFPAPRNLKQPKSNGSSVVS from the exons atgttttgtcatttccaag GCGAGTGTGTTCTCCAGAGGGCCGTCATGGTGAGGAAAAAGCTGACAGCCAGTGAAGGGAGAGGGTGGCTGTCAGGGACTCTCTTCTGCACCCACTTTAGGGTCGCCTTCGTGCCGCAGGACAGTCCCAAACCTGAT GACAATGTTGACCCAGTCCTTTTAGGGGACCATGATGTGGCTTTAGCGTCCATAGAAAAGGTGGTGGTCG TGGGACCAAACAGGACCAAACTAGTGACCCCAAACTCTTCCCTCAAATTCACCCCTGAAGAGCTGGTTCTGTACTGTCGAGACCTCCGTGTCatctgcttcctgtttgaccgacTCACCCCAGACCCACAGGTTCTAGAG ATGACCTACACCATCGCCAAGACCTACCAGCCTCTCAAACCCGGGTCAGTGTTGTCTTTCCAGAACGCCGCCCTTGGGAGTGTGG AAATGAAGCAGTTTCTAAGCAACCGCCGCAGAGACTCCCACATGAACTGGTTTGAGTCTTCCGCCGACTgggagcaggagctggagcgcTGTGGGGCCGTCGGCTGGAGAGTCAGCTCAGTCAACGACCGCTTTGAAATGTCCACCAG TCTTCCGAGGTTCATCGTTGTTCCACAGAAGGTTCTGGACACTGAGCTGAAGAAAAGCTTTGCCCACTTCAACGAAGGACGCATCCCT CGTTGGTGTTGGCGACACCCTCGAGGCAGTGATCTCCTGCGTATGTCCAGCTTCCAAAACAACATCTACCACGAGAAGGATGACATCAG GAACCTGGAGCTCGTCCTGTTCGGTTGCCAGTCGTCTCTGTGTGTGGTGGTAGAACTGGGCGAGGAGCTGCCGTCACCGGCCGACATCCAGCTGGCACACAGCCGCCTCCGAGCGCTGTGTCTAGGAG ATCTTTCCACGTCTGTGACGGTGCCGGATGATAAGTGGTTATCTACCTTGGAGTCTACTCACTGGCTGGACTACACCAG GTCTTGTCTGAAGAAAGCATCAGAGGTAGCCTGCCTTCTTCGCAGCGGTCACCTGACAGTGGCTCTGcaag AGACGGAGGACCGGGACATGAGCTGTGTGGTGTCCAGTCTGGTGCAGGTGATGTGTGACCCCCACTGTCGCACCCAACATGGCTTCCAGGGTCTGGTGCAGAAGGAGTGGGTGACGGCCGGCCATCGCTTCTACAGTCGCATCAACTACCACCGTGACAATGACAAGGAGGAA GCTCCGATCTTCCTGCTCTTCCTGGACTGTGTCTGGCAGCTGTGGTCTCAGTTTCCCTCTCGCTTCCAGCTGACGGTCGACTTCCTGTTGGCGCTTCATGACAGCGTTCACCTGCCGCTCTTTTCCAGCTTCCTGTCCAACAGTCAGCGTGAGAGATGCCGGCGCTCTCAG agTCTCGGACAGTCCTACACCCCCAACAACGGTTGGAGAGGCAGCTTTAATTCGGACTTGTCCTCAGATCCCTCCGACCCGCCTCTGCCTCCGGTGTGGGACTGGGCCCTGCAGTACAGCAAGCAGAGACAGACCCAGTTCACCCAACCCGTGCCCCCAACCGCCACCCAGCAGCCCCTCCTCAATGGAAACCTCAACACCAACCCCGACGCCCACCGA CTGACCGACACGATACCGGGCTCCGTGTTCCTCCTGTCGAGGGGAACTTTCTCTTGTCCTGCCAACCTGCTTCCCTGGCGCAGCACCAGCACGGGCGTGTACAAGAAGAGCCACAGGAGGGCGCCGTCCTCCGAGAGTGTGCCAGGTTTGGAGAGGCTGCTGAAAGCTTGGACTCTGTCGGAGACGCCCCACATCCTCGCCTCCAGTCCAGGAACTCAAGGACCCCTAGACCCTTACGAGCCTTTGCTGCCTCTGCTCATGGGTCCCTGCATGGGCGTGTGGCGGGAGTGCTACCTGCGGGGGGCGCTTCATGCTCAG GCCTTCTCTCATCCCATTTCTGCCAACCACCTTCACCCAGTGGAGCGTCTGGCCCGGGaggtgcagcagctgaaggacaAACTAGCGCACATCTCCACCAACACGGATCCAGACCCGTCGGCTCAAACGCCCGAGCCACGGCAGACTGACTCCAACATGAACCAGAACACCAACAACGGCACCTTCCTGTTCCCAGCATCCAGGCCACCGAGCTCGACTGTCCCCAGAACTGCACCTACCTCCGTCAACCACCAGAGGCGCCCTCCTTCCACAGCCCCCGCCAGACCCGGGCACAGGGAACGCAGCGGCAGCAACAAGCACACTTTCCTGTTCGGACACGCGTCTGGCTCCGAGACCCAAACAGAGCCAAGGTATTTCCCGGCGCCGAGAAACCTGAAGCA